A genomic segment from Nicotiana tabacum cultivar K326 chromosome 7, ASM71507v2, whole genome shotgun sequence encodes:
- the LOC107810320 gene encoding uncharacterized protein LOC107810320 isoform X7, whose protein sequence is MGNLSWLALQETFPKVRPRCEAPRRDMMYPMNYTPCHYVRISCLRGSPIAIFFVQLIGITVTGLEPEFQPIFNYLLPHIISSKQDDNDMHLQLLQDITNRLGVFLPQLEADLNSFSEASEYATRFLAMLAGPLYPILRIVKESREMARSVGSISESEALRNSQSAIALTVSSNFEPRRSRNMSSLNFPTSCYLAFRPDAIFILLRKAYKDSNLGNICRVASGILLKFLDPIKAPEASLSCSEITTSVPDEGSQSEPCTPASFADYSDLFGDEFQIPEYQWDSKFTNVLDIGLVEEGILHVLYACVSQPLLCSKLAENTSDFWLALPLVQALLPALRPSINSSDPIDEDLSLWKQPFVQKALSQIVGTSSSSVYRPLLRACAGYLSSFSPSNGRAACVLIDLCSGVLAPWMPQVIAKIDLALDLLEDLLPVIQCARHSFARARAALKYIVLALSGVMDDILVKYKDAKHQMLFLVEMLEPYLDPAITPVQSIIAFGNVSSVFLEKQEKNCAIALNVIRIAVQKSAVLPSLEAEWRRRSVAPSVLLSVLEPHMQLPSDVDLRQSPSAELLGPQLLNVSPCSGGASSRSGGHDDSDAKVDSDMTAQADMPEEVSLLFAPPELNRISLVSGSLEKKCTDLSSDVKKEVNHIDEQATNNQFDNGALSASDYTVEYSNLHADYFQLVSYRDCQMKASEFRRLAMDLHSQCEITPEGHDAAIDALLLAAECYVNPFFMMSSRDSSSIMNKLSTKKPSKNHEVSVLRNLFEEDNDFKIVADLERKRDKFVLEIILEAAELDRKYQQNLDGEYPTPYVEGNDEKLELSQQDIKSADAITLLRQNQALLCDFLIHCLQKEEHPTHEILLQILLFLLHSGTRLNCPPELVVDTIIKSAEHLNQQLRSFYYQLKEGTGQLNEQKLQAVRRRWILLQRLIIASSGCDEVSELSINYRSGFRFANLVPASAWLQKIPAFSSSTSPLARFLGWMAISRNAKQYQKERLFLISDLPQLTYLLSIFSDELAVIGYLEKKDDKKIEESGSNSNSRKGAESCSPQSGDQSFSVIYPDIRQFFPSLQKDFEVFGESILEAVALQLRSLSPAIVPDLLCWFSDFCLWPFVQEENQFSCRKSSGFAKGFVAKNAKAIVFYVLEAIVAEHMEAVVPEVPTLMQVLVSLCRSSYCDVSFLRSVLQLLKPIISYSLGKCAANENLVSDDSCLNLEALCFDELFDIIKDENHSTPREDGLCRAMPIFVLASVFPDLSFRRKVELLQSSISCADFASCGPTTSFHDYLCAYQALVGNCRVLLLETLRAWGVIPCTISQLSETDISAPCDDRSEQYSTFLSDICCCSTEMNETNMDDNAVVNKKSQLKAVEVGMVLKDLEALISKLNSNIERCFRIHHKLAKSLALVSAESFVYSRCLTLVAEKVPVSEGSEEGILLKTESISDFTYCWKISLEGLAETILVLQENHLWELASVILGSVLAVPQHFSLDSVIGNVCSAVKNFLHGAPSITWRLHSDQWISMLFERGIHSYHECQGSLIDLFSFMLCHPEPEQRFIALKHLGKLISQDGHSGSALLCSSIRDKVTLSVSESSACEPIISAIVSGSWDQVALLASSDPSQRLRIHAMALLVNYVPFSERRNLQSFLAAADTVLQCLTKLSQPTCEGPLAQLSMLLFASACLYSPVEDISLIPENIWSSVESFALGGNERVPVSLEKRICQALCRLRNEGDEAKEMLKEALSSNSQQQIDPDFGHTRETILQVIADLSAVNSYFDFFSKECDQKVLELEEAEIEMELLQKEKAMQELSAEFKDLHQLPFLTDSARQDNRLQQIKEEIKSLEKAKLKEEVVARRQRKLLSRHARQKFLEEATLREAELLQELDRERIAEVEKEIERQRVLDLERAKTRELRLSLDLEKERQTQRELQRELEQVESGVRPSRREFSSTHSSRPRERYRERENGRAGNEGTKTSTGITQPETATSSSMVTMPTVVLSGARQFSGQLPTILQSRDRSDECGSSYEENFDGSKDSGDTGSIGDADLVSALEGPSMGFGSSQRHGIRGSKSRQIVERRERDGRREGKWERKH, encoded by the exons CAGGGAAATGGCAAGGTCGGTAGGCAGTATTTCAGAATCTGAAGCTTTGAGGAACAGTCAATCTGCCATAGCTTTGACTGTATCCTCGAATTTTGAG CCGAGGAGATCACGCAACATGTCATCCTTGAATTTTCCCACATCTTGTTACTTAGCTTTTCGTCCAGATGCAATCTTTATTTTACTGAGGAAAGCTTACAAGGATTCTAACCTGGGAAATATTTGCAGAGTG GCCTCTGGGATTCTGTTAAAGTTTCTGGATCCTATTAAAGCACCTGAAGCTTCACTTTCATGTAGTGAAATTACAACTTCAGTGCCTGATGAAGGATCACAATCTGAGCCTTGCACCCCTGCTTCTTTTGCTGATTACTCAGATTTGTTTGGAGATGAATTTCAGATACCAGAATATCAGTGGGACTCCAAGTTCACTAACGTTTTAGATATTGGGCTAGTGGAGGAAGGGATTTTACATGTTCTGTATGCTTGTGTATCCCAG CCTCTGCTCTGCAGCAAGTTGGCAGAAAACACTTCTGATTTTTGGTTGGCATTGCCCCTAGTTCAAGCATTGCTACCAG CACTTCGCCCTAGCATCAACAGTAGTGACCCAATTGATGAAGATTTATCTCTGTGGAAGCAACCTTTTGTACAGAAAGCCCTGTCCCAG ATTGTTGGAACTTCATCTTCATCAGTTTATCGTCCTCTGCTTCGTGCTTGTGCAGGTTACCTATCATCATTTTCACCATCAAAT GGGAGGGCTGCATGTGTGCTCATTGATCTTTGCTCTGGTGTCTTAGCTCCATGGATGCCTCAAGTAATAGCAAAG ATTGACTTAGCACTTGATCTTTTGGAGGACCTTTTACCTGTAATCCAG TGTGCTCGCCACTCATTTGCTCGTGCACGTGCAGCCCTTAAATATATTGTCTTAGCTTTATCTGGGGTTATGGATGATATTTTGGTCAAATATAAG GATGCCAAGCACCAAATGCTTTTTCTTGTTGAGATGCTAGAACCCTACCTTGATCCTGCAATAACCCCTGTACAGAGCATTATAGCCTTTGGGAACGTTTCTTCAGTTTTCCTTGAAAAGCAAGAGAAAAATTGTGCTATCGCATTAAATGTGATTCGCATAGCTGTACAGAAGTCTGCTGTCCTTCCTTCTCTGGAAGCTGAGTGGAGGCGCAGATCAGTTGCTCCAAG TGTACTTCTCTCAGTTTTGGAACCTCACATGCAGCTTCCTTCTGACGTTGACCTTCGCCAATCTCCTAGTGCTGAGCTGCTAGGACCACAATTATTGAATGTTTCACCCTGCAGTGGTGGAGCTTCTTCCAGATCTGGCGGTCATGATGATTCGGACGCAAAAGTTGATTCCGATATGACTGCACAAGCAGACATGCCTGAGGAAGTGAGCCTTCTCTTTGCTCCACCAGAGCTCAATAGAATCTCACTAGTCTCTGGCAGCCTGGAGAAAAAGTGCACAGACTTAAGTTCTGATGTCAAGAAGGAAGTTAATCACATTGACGAACAGGCTACAAACAATCAGTTTGACAATGGTGCGCTATCTGCTAGTGATTATACTGTTGAGTATTCTAATCTGCATGCTGATTACTTTCAGCTTGTGAGTTATCGAGATTGTCAGAtgaaagcttccgaatttaggcGTTTAGCTATGGACTTGCATTCTCAGTGTGAGATCACTCCCGAGGGTCATGATGCTGCCATAGATGCTTTGCTTTTAGCAGCAGAATGCTATGTTAATCCATTCTTTATGATGTCTTCCCGGGACAGTTCATCTATTATGAACAAACTGAGTACTAAGAAGCCTAGTAAAAATCATGAAGTTTCTGTTCTTCGAAATCTTTTTGAGGAGGACAATGACTTCAAAATTGTAGCAGATCTTGAGAGGAAAAGGGACAAATTTGTTCTTGAAATAATTCTTGAAGCAGCCGAGCTTGACAGGAAGTATCAGCAGAACTTGGACGGGGAATATCCGACTCCCTATGTTGAAGGGAATGACGAAAAACTTGAATTGTCTCAGCAAGATATAAAATCAGCAGATGCTATCACCTTACTTCGTCAAAACCAAGCACTTTTATGCGACTTTTTAATTCATTGTCTGCAGAAGGAGGAGCACCCGACACATGAGATACTACTGCAAATTCTGCTGTTTCTATTGCACTCTGGAACTAGATTGAACTGTCCCCCTGAACTTGTTGTTGACActataataaaatctgcggagcACTTAAACCAGCAGCTGAGATCTTTTTATTATCAATTAAAAGAAGGAACTGGCCAGTTGAATGAGCAGAAGCTGCAAGCAGTTCGACGTCGCTGGATCCTTCTTCAAAGATTGATAATTGCTTCAAGTGGTTGTGATGAAGTGTCCGAGCTTTCAATTAACTACAGGAGTGGTTTTCGGTTTGCTAATCTAGTTCCTGCTTCAGCTTGGCTGCAGAAAATACCTGCATTCTCATCTTCAACTTCTCCCCTTGCCCGATTTCTTGGCTGGATGGCAATATCTCGTAATGCTAAACAGTATCAGAAGGAGAGACTCTTCCTTATCTCAGATCTTCCACAGTTGACGTATCTTCTGTCTATATTTTCTGATGAGCTTGCTGTAATAGGTTACCTGGAGAAGAAAGATGACAAGAAAATTGAAGAATCTGGTAGCAATTCAAATTCCAGGAAAGGGGCTGAAAGTTGTAGTCCACAGAGTGGAGATCAGTCTTTTTCTGTTATATACCCCGACATACGTCAGTTTTTTCCCAGTTTGCAAAAAGACTTTGAAGTTTTTGGGGAATCGATATTGGAGGCTGTTGCTTTGCAATTAAGATCTCTTTCTCCTGCTATTGTACCTGATTTATTATGttggttttctgatttttgtttatgGCCTTTTGTTCAAGAAGAGAACCAATTTTCTTGTAGAAAGTCTAGTGGGTTTGCAAAAGGTTTTGTTGCTAAGAATGCAAAAGCAATTGTCTTTTATGTGCTTGAAGCCATTGTAGCTGAGCATATGGAAGCAGTGGTACCAGAAGTACCGACTTTGATGCAAGTTCTTGTTTCCTTGTGTCGGTCTTCATATTGTGATGTGTCATTTCTCCGCTCAGTGTTACAATTGTTAAAGCCAATTATCTCATATTCTTTGGGAAAATGTGCTGCCAATGAAAACTTAGTGAGTGATGATTCATGTCTTAATTTAGAAGCATTATGCTTTGATGAACTTTTTGACATCATCAAAGATGAGAACCACAGCACTCCAAGAGAGGATGGACTATGCAGGGCAATGCCAATTTTTGTTTTGGCATCAGTGTTTCCTGATCTATCCTTCCGTCGCAAAGTTGAACTATTGCAGTCTTCTATATCCTGTGCTGATTTTGCTTCTTGTGGGCCAACAACTTCATTTCATGATTATCTTTGTGCATATCAGGCTCTTGTAGGAAATTGTAGAGTTTTGCTCCTCGAGACATTGAGAGCCTGGGGTGTCATTCCCTGCACTATATCGCAGTTGTCTGAAACGGATATTTCTGCACCATGTGATGATAGATCTGAACAGTACTCAACTTTTCTTTCGGATATCTGCTGCTGTTCAACTGAGATGAATGAAACGAACATGGACGATAATGCTGTTGTGAACAAAAAATCTCAGCTCAAAGCTGTAGAAGTTGGAATGGTCTTAAAGGACCTAGAGGCACTCATTTCTAAGCTCAATTCAAATATTGAACGATGCTTTAGGATTCACCATAAATTGGCAAAGAGTCTAGCCCTTGTTTCTGCAGAAAGCTTTGTGTACTCAAGATGCTTAACTTTGGTTGCTGAGAAAGTTCCAGTTTCTGAAGGCAGTGAGGAGGGAATTCTGCTCAAGACAGAATCTATTTCTGATTTCACTTATTGTTGGAAAATCAGTCTTGAAGGACTTGCAGAAACGATTCTAGTGCTTCAAGAGAACCATTTGTGGGAGCTCGCTTCTGTGATCCTTGGTTCGGTACTTGCTGTTCCTCAACACTTTTCTTTGGATAGTGTAATTGGCAATGTATGCTCTGCAGTTAAAAATTTCTTGCATGGTGCCCCAAGTATTACTTGGAGGCTTCACAGTGATCAGTGGATTTCTATGCTATTTGAAAGAGGCATCCATAGTTACCATGAATGTCAAGGTTCTCTGATTGATCTGTTCTCTTTCATGCTTTGCCATCCAGAGCCTGAACAACGATTTATTGCACTTAAGCACTTGGGGAAGCTCATAAGCCAAGATGGACATTCTGGGTCTGCTTTATTATGTTCTAGTATTCGTGATAAAGTAACCTTATCAGTAAGCGAGTCTTCTGCATGTGAGCCGATCATATCTGCTATTGTTTCTGGATCGTGGGATCAGGTAGCTTTGCTGGCATCATCTGACCCATCACAGCGTTTAAGAATCCATGCAATGGCACTTCTTGTGAACTATGTGCCATTCTCTGAAAGGCGCAACTTGCAATCATTTCTTGCAGCAGCTGATACAGTTCTACAGTGTTTGACAAAACTATCACAACCAACCTGTGAAGGCCCATTAGCACAGCTCTCGATGTTACTTTTTGCCAGTGCTTGCCTGTACTCTCCAGTTGAAGATATTTCGCTGATTCCTGAAAATATTTGGAGCAGTGTTGAAAGTTTTGCATTAGGAGGAAATG AAAGAGTCCCTGTCAGCCTTGAGAAAAGAATTTGTCAAGCTTTATGTAGGCTGAGAAATGAAGGGGATGAGGCTAAAGAG ATGTTGAAAGAAGCTCTCTCTTCAAATTCGCAGCAGCAAATCGATCCAGATTTTGGTCATACACGCGAAACAATCCTTCAG GTCATAGCTGATTTGTCCGCTGTCAACTCATATTTTGACTTTTTCTCAAAGGAATGTGACCAAAAGGTTCTG GAATTGGAGGAGGCAGAAATTGAAATGGAACTTCTTCAGAAGGAAAAAGCAATGCAGGAATTATCGGCTGAATTTAAAGATTTGCATCAGCTTCCCTTCCTCACTG ATTCGGCAAGGCAAGATAACCGCTTGCAGCAAATCAAAGAGGAAATCAAATCCTT AGAGAAGGCCAAACTCAAAGAGGAGGTTGTAGCACGCAGACAAAGGAAGCTACTCAGTAGGCATGCCCGTCAAAAATTCTTGGAAGAGGCAACTCTTCGCGAAGCTGAACTTCTACAAGAGCTGGATAG AGAGAGGATAGCTGAAGTAGAAAAGGAAATCGAGAGACAACGTGTGCTGGATCTTGAGCGCGCAAAAACCAGGGAGTTGCGACTCAGCCTTGACCTAGAGAAGGAAAGGCAAACACAG AGGGAACTGCAACGAGAACTTGAGCAAGTTGAATCTGGAGTTAGACCATCGAGGCGAGAATTTTCATCCACACACAGTAG TAGGCCACGAGAAAGATACCGTGAAAGGGAAAATGGAAGAGCAGGTAATGAGGGGACCAAAACAAGCACGGGGATAACACAGCCTGAAACTGCAACGAGCTCATCAATGGTTACCATGCCTACTGTGGTTCTATCAGGGGCTAGGCAATTCTCTGGCCAACTTCCAACTATTTTGCAATCCCGCGACAGATCAGATGAATGTGGCAGCAGCTACGAAGAAAACTTTGATGGTAGTAAAGACTCGGGGGACACGGGAAGTATCGGGGATGCAGACTTGGTATCAGCACTTGAGGGACCGTCCATGGGCTTTGGGTCGTCTCAAAGGCATGGTATCCGGGGGAGTAAGTCTAGGCAAATTGTGGAACGAAGAGAACGGGATGGCAGGCGGGAAGGTAAATGGGAGAGAAAACATTAG